From a single Pseudomonas serboccidentalis genomic region:
- a CDS encoding DNA-3-methyladenine glycosylase family protein, with protein sequence MAKPYQAASEHLAALDEDWQRHISAVGPCLHQPHPARDPYESLVRAIAYQQLHAKAGDAIVGRLVALFPGQTFPRPEQILASDFDQLRGCGFSAGKIATIQGIAQATLDGVVPDYPSALAMDDEALIERLISLRGVGRWTVEMLLIYSLERMDILPADDFGVREGYRRLKGLEVQPTRKQMIEIGQAWCPYRTVAAWYLWRVAKV encoded by the coding sequence ATGGCCAAGCCTTATCAAGCGGCCAGCGAACATCTGGCCGCACTCGACGAGGACTGGCAGCGGCACATCAGCGCCGTCGGCCCCTGCCTGCATCAACCGCACCCGGCGCGCGATCCGTACGAGTCGCTGGTGCGGGCGATTGCCTATCAGCAACTGCACGCCAAGGCCGGGGACGCGATTGTCGGGCGCCTGGTCGCGTTGTTTCCGGGGCAGACGTTTCCGCGGCCTGAACAGATTCTGGCGAGTGACTTCGATCAGTTGCGCGGCTGCGGGTTTTCGGCGGGCAAGATCGCGACGATTCAGGGCATCGCCCAGGCGACTCTGGACGGTGTGGTGCCGGACTACCCCAGCGCGCTGGCGATGGACGATGAAGCGTTGATCGAACGCCTGATCAGCCTGCGCGGAGTTGGTCGCTGGACCGTGGAGATGCTGCTGATTTATAGCCTGGAGCGCATGGATATTTTGCCGGCGGACGACTTTGGCGTGCGTGAGGGCTATCGGCGATTGAAGGGGCTGGAAGTACAGCCGACGCGCAAGCAGATGATCGAGATCGGCCAGGCGTGGTGCCCTTATCGGACGGTGGCGGCGTGGTATTTGTGGCGCGTGGCCAAGGTCTAG
- a CDS encoding DUF1289 domain-containing protein → MPNQTIKTPCVGLCSTVYGDLVCRGCKRFHHEVIHWNGYGEEEKRAVWLRLEQLLSQVMASKVEIFDSARLRQQLEQRKIRFVPHQSEYCWAYQLIARGARVIINLEAYGMVLLPEFRDWNLPELRDAIDREFFLLSEAHYQRYIAPGFLKDAFGA, encoded by the coding sequence ATGCCCAATCAGACCATCAAGACCCCCTGCGTCGGCCTCTGCTCCACTGTTTACGGAGATCTGGTGTGCCGTGGCTGCAAGCGTTTCCACCACGAAGTGATCCACTGGAATGGTTACGGCGAGGAAGAAAAACGTGCGGTGTGGTTGCGTCTGGAACAATTGCTGTCACAAGTGATGGCGAGCAAGGTCGAGATCTTCGATTCGGCGCGTCTGCGCCAGCAGCTGGAACAGCGCAAGATCCGCTTTGTGCCGCATCAGTCGGAATATTGCTGGGCGTATCAGCTGATTGCGCGCGGGGCGCGGGTGATCATTAATCTGGAAGCCTACGGAATGGTGTTGTTGCCGGAGTTCCGCGACTGGAACCTGCCGGAACTGCGCGATGCCATTGATCGGGAATTCTTCCTGCTGTCGGAAGCGCATTATCAGCGCTACATCGCGCCCGGCTTCCTCAAGGACGCCTTCGGCGCCTGA
- a CDS encoding HAAAP family serine/threonine permease — protein sequence MNDQANSVDERYEAAAPAELSSWNRHDTTWMLGLFGTAIGAGTLFLPINAGLGGFWPLVVLALLAFPMTFFAHRGLTRFVLSGREGADITEVVEQHFGIKAGALITLLYFFAIFPILLIYSVGLTNTVASFLEHQLHITPPPRVLLSFVLILGLLAVVRCGEQAIVKAMSLMVYPFIVALLFLAVYLIPHWNGGILTTVSQVPAPSALLHTLWLAIPVMVFSFNHSPIISAFAVDQKRRYGANAQQRSSQILCRAHLLMVVMVLFFVFSCVLTLSPEQLAEAKAQNLSILSYLANHFSNPTIAFAAPLIAFVAISKSFLGHYIGASEGLKGLIVKSGQRPGAKALDRIVAAFMLVVCWIVATLNPSILGMIETIGGPVIAAILFLMPMYAIRKVPAMARYRGQASNVFVTAVGLVAISALIYSLTA from the coding sequence ATGAATGATCAGGCCAATAGCGTCGACGAACGCTATGAAGCGGCAGCACCAGCTGAACTGTCGAGCTGGAATCGCCATGACACCACGTGGATGTTGGGACTGTTCGGGACCGCCATTGGCGCCGGCACCCTGTTTTTGCCGATCAACGCGGGTCTGGGTGGCTTCTGGCCGCTGGTGGTCCTCGCGCTGCTGGCCTTCCCGATGACGTTCTTCGCCCATCGCGGCTTGACCCGCTTCGTGCTCTCCGGTCGCGAAGGCGCCGACATCACCGAGGTGGTCGAGCAGCATTTCGGCATCAAGGCCGGTGCGCTGATCACCTTGCTGTACTTCTTCGCCATCTTCCCGATCCTGCTGATCTACAGCGTCGGCCTGACCAACACCGTCGCCAGCTTCCTCGAACACCAACTGCACATCACACCGCCACCGCGCGTGCTGCTGTCGTTCGTGCTGATCCTCGGCCTGCTGGCCGTGGTGCGTTGCGGCGAACAGGCGATCGTCAAGGCGATGAGCCTGATGGTCTATCCGTTTATCGTCGCGCTGCTGTTCCTCGCGGTGTACCTGATTCCGCACTGGAACGGCGGCATCCTCACCACCGTCTCGCAAGTGCCGGCGCCGTCGGCGCTGCTGCACACGCTGTGGCTGGCGATCCCGGTGATGGTGTTCTCCTTCAACCACTCGCCGATCATCTCGGCCTTCGCGGTGGATCAGAAGCGTCGCTACGGGGCCAATGCGCAGCAGCGCAGCTCGCAAATCCTCTGCCGTGCCCACCTGTTGATGGTGGTGATGGTGCTGTTCTTCGTCTTCAGTTGCGTGCTGACCCTGTCGCCGGAACAACTGGCTGAAGCCAAGGCGCAGAACCTGTCGATCCTGTCGTACCTGGCCAACCACTTCAGCAACCCGACCATCGCGTTTGCGGCACCGTTGATTGCCTTTGTGGCGATCTCCAAGTCGTTCCTCGGCCACTACATCGGTGCCAGCGAAGGCCTCAAGGGCCTGATCGTCAAGAGCGGCCAGCGTCCGGGTGCCAAGGCGCTGGATCGCATCGTGGCGGCGTTCATGCTGGTGGTGTGCTGGATCGTCGCGACCCTCAACCCGAGCATCCTGGGCATGATCGAGACCATTGGCGGCCCGGTGATCGCGGCGATTCTGTTCCTGATGCCGATGTACGCGATTCGTAAAGTGCCGGCGATGGCGCGCTATCGCGGTCAGGCGTCGAACGTGTTCGTTACGGCAGTAGGTCTGGTGGCGATTTCGGCGCTGATTTATTCGCTGACTGCTTAA
- the acnB gene encoding bifunctional aconitate hydratase 2/2-methylisocitrate dehydratase yields the protein MLEAYRKHIEERAALGIVPQPLNAEQTAGLVELLKNPPAGEEAFLVDLITNRVPPGVDEAAYVKAGFLSALAKGEVTSPLLDKKRAVELLGTMQGGYNIVTLVELLDNAELAPVAAEELKHTLLMFDAFHDVAEKAKNGNVHAKAVLQSWADGEWFKKRPVLADKISLRVFKVTGETNTDDLSPAPDAWSRPDIPLHALAMLKMARDGIVPDEQGKTGPMKQIEEMRGQGFPIAYVGDVVGTGSSRKSATNSVLWFFGDDIPYVPNKRAGGFCFGSKIAPIFYNTMEDAGALPIEFDVSNMNMGDVIDLYPHAGKVCKHGTDEVITTFEMKTPVLLDEVRAGGRIPLIIGRGLTEKARAELGLPAFDLFKKPEAPAESTKGFTLAQKMVGKACGLAEGKGVRPGTYCEPKMTTVGSQDTTGPMTRDELKDLACLGFSADLVMQSFCHTAAYPKPIDVTTHHTLPDFIMTRGGVSLRPGDGIIHSWLNRMLLPDTVGTGGDSHTRFPMGISFPAGSGLVAFAAATGVMPLDMPESILVRFKGKMKPGITLRDLVHAIPYFAIQNGLLTVEKKGKKNAFSGRILEIEGLEGLTLEQAFELSDASAERSAAGCTIKLSKESITEYLQSNITLLRWMIGEGYGDARTLERRAQAMEAWIANPELMEADADAEYAEVIEIDLADISEPVLCAPNDPDDARLLSSVAGEKIDEVFIGSCMTNIGHFRAAGKLLDQVKGQLPTRLWLSPPTKMDAHQLTEEGYYGIYGKAGARMEMPGCSLCMGNQARVEPNSTVVSTSTRNFPNRLGDGANVYLASAELASVASILGRLPTVEEYMEYAGKIDSMAADVYRYLSFDQIAEFREAAANAKIPVVQA from the coding sequence GTGCTTGAAGCCTACCGCAAACATATCGAAGAGCGTGCAGCCCTGGGTATCGTTCCCCAGCCGCTTAACGCCGAACAAACTGCAGGCCTGGTCGAGCTGCTGAAGAATCCTCCGGCTGGCGAAGAAGCTTTCCTCGTTGACCTGATCACCAATCGCGTACCACCAGGAGTGGACGAAGCCGCTTACGTCAAAGCCGGTTTCCTCTCCGCACTGGCCAAAGGCGAAGTCACCTCCCCTCTGCTGGACAAGAAACGCGCTGTAGAACTGCTCGGCACCATGCAGGGCGGCTACAACATCGTGACCCTGGTTGAACTGCTGGACAACGCCGAGCTGGCGCCAGTGGCTGCCGAAGAACTCAAGCACACCCTGCTGATGTTCGATGCCTTCCACGACGTGGCTGAAAAAGCCAAGAACGGCAACGTTCACGCCAAGGCCGTGCTGCAATCCTGGGCTGACGGCGAGTGGTTCAAGAAGCGCCCGGTTCTGGCCGACAAGATCAGCCTGCGCGTGTTCAAGGTCACCGGCGAAACCAACACCGACGACCTGTCGCCTGCGCCAGACGCCTGGTCGCGTCCTGACATCCCGCTGCACGCCCTGGCCATGCTGAAAATGGCCCGTGACGGCATCGTTCCGGACGAGCAAGGCAAGACCGGCCCGATGAAGCAGATCGAAGAAATGCGCGGTCAAGGCTTCCCGATCGCCTACGTCGGTGACGTGGTCGGTACCGGTTCCTCGCGTAAATCGGCGACCAACTCGGTGCTGTGGTTCTTCGGCGACGACATCCCTTACGTGCCGAACAAGCGCGCTGGCGGTTTCTGCTTCGGCAGCAAAATCGCTCCGATCTTCTACAACACCATGGAAGATGCCGGCGCACTGCCAATCGAGTTCGACGTCTCGAACATGAACATGGGCGACGTGATCGACCTGTACCCGCACGCTGGCAAAGTCTGCAAGCACGGTACCGACGAAGTCATCACCACCTTCGAAATGAAGACCCCTGTGCTGCTGGACGAAGTCCGTGCCGGCGGTCGTATCCCGCTGATCATCGGCCGTGGCCTGACCGAAAAGGCTCGCGCCGAACTGGGTCTGCCTGCGTTCGACCTGTTCAAGAAGCCTGAAGCACCGGCTGAAAGCACCAAGGGCTTCACCCTGGCGCAGAAAATGGTCGGCAAGGCGTGCGGTCTGGCAGAAGGCAAAGGCGTGCGTCCTGGCACCTACTGCGAACCGAAGATGACCACCGTAGGTTCTCAGGACACCACCGGTCCGATGACCCGTGACGAACTGAAAGACCTGGCGTGCCTGGGCTTCTCCGCTGACCTGGTGATGCAGTCCTTCTGCCACACCGCGGCATATCCGAAGCCGATCGACGTGACCACCCACCACACCCTGCCTGACTTCATCATGACCCGTGGCGGCGTTTCCCTGCGTCCGGGCGACGGCATCATCCACTCGTGGCTGAACCGCATGCTGCTGCCAGACACCGTAGGTACCGGTGGTGACTCGCACACCCGTTTCCCGATGGGCATCTCGTTCCCGGCCGGTTCCGGTCTGGTCGCGTTTGCCGCAGCCACCGGCGTCATGCCGCTGGACATGCCGGAATCGATCCTGGTGCGCTTCAAAGGCAAAATGAAACCTGGCATCACCCTGCGTGACCTGGTTCATGCCATTCCTTACTTCGCCATCCAGAACGGTCTGCTGACCGTCGAGAAGAAAGGCAAGAAAAACGCCTTCTCCGGCCGCATCCTGGAAATCGAAGGTCTGGAAGGTCTGACCCTGGAACAGGCGTTCGAACTGTCCGACGCCTCGGCCGAACGTTCGGCTGCCGGTTGCACCATCAAGCTGTCGAAAGAGTCGATCACCGAGTACCTGCAGTCCAACATCACCCTGCTGCGCTGGATGATCGGCGAAGGCTACGGCGATGCACGTACCCTGGAACGTCGTGCTCAAGCGATGGAAGCCTGGATCGCCAATCCTGAGCTGATGGAAGCCGATGCCGACGCCGAATACGCCGAAGTCATCGAAATCGATCTGGCCGACATCAGCGAGCCTGTACTGTGCGCGCCGAACGACCCGGACGACGCCCGTCTGCTGTCCAGCGTGGCTGGCGAGAAAATCGACGAAGTGTTCATCGGTTCGTGCATGACCAACATCGGTCACTTCCGCGCTGCCGGTAAACTGCTGGATCAGGTCAAGGGTCAGCTGCCAACCCGTCTGTGGCTGTCGCCGCCGACCAAGATGGACGCTCACCAACTGACCGAAGAAGGCTACTACGGCATCTACGGCAAGGCCGGCGCACGCATGGAAATGCCAGGCTGCTCGCTGTGCATGGGTAACCAGGCACGCGTTGAGCCGAACAGCACCGTGGTCTCGACCTCCACCCGTAACTTCCCGAACCGTCTGGGCGACGGCGCGAACGTCTACCTGGCTTCGGCCGAGCTGGCGTCCGTCGCTTCGATCCTGGGTCGCCTGCCGACCGTCGAGGAGTACATGGAATATGCTGGCAAGATCGACAGCATGGCGGCCGATGTTTACCGCTACCTGTCCTTCGACCAGATCGCCGAGTTCCGTGAGGCTGCTGCGAACGCCAAGATCCCGGTCGTTCAAGCCTAA
- a CDS encoding GFA family protein: MHLEGSCHCGAVTFSLTSAHPYPYQRCYCSICRKTQGGGGYAINLGGDSASLKVQGRKHISIYHAKMKDDGEKRAHRSTAERHFCSQCGSGLWLFSPQWPELIHPFASAIDTPLPVPPEHTHLMLGSKAPWVEVDAKPGDQQFEVYPEESIAQWHERLGLVR; the protein is encoded by the coding sequence ATGCACCTCGAAGGCTCCTGCCACTGCGGCGCCGTCACTTTCAGCCTGACCAGCGCCCACCCTTACCCTTATCAACGCTGCTACTGCTCGATCTGCCGCAAGACTCAGGGCGGTGGCGGCTATGCGATCAACCTCGGCGGCGACTCAGCCAGCCTCAAGGTGCAGGGGCGCAAACATATCTCGATCTACCACGCGAAGATGAAGGACGATGGCGAAAAACGCGCACACCGCAGCACCGCCGAACGGCATTTCTGCTCCCAGTGCGGCAGCGGTTTGTGGCTGTTCAGTCCGCAATGGCCGGAGTTGATCCACCCGTTCGCCTCGGCCATCGACACCCCGCTGCCGGTGCCGCCAGAGCACACGCATTTGATGCTGGGCTCCAAGGCGCCGTGGGTCGAGGTGGACGCCAAGCCCGGGGACCAGCAGTTTGAGGTGTATCCCGAGGAGTCGATTGCGCAGTGGCATGAGCGGTTGGGGTTGGTCAGATGA
- a CDS encoding universal stress protein, with protein sequence MQAIRSILVVIEPEHSESLALKRAKLIAGVTQAHLHLLVCDRKHDHAGMLGVLKAALLADGYSVTTEQAWNESLHETIIDVQQAEGCGLVIKQHYPDSPLKKALLTPADWKLLRHCPTPVLLVKTSTPWKDRVILAAVDVGNADGEHRHLHTTIIDHGFDIASLAKGHLHVISAHPSPMLSAADPTLQLSETIEARYREQCRAFQAEFDVDEEHLHIEEGPADVLIPFMAHKLQAAVTVIGTVARTGLSGALIGNTAEVVLDALESDVLVLKPQEVEDHLVELAVKH encoded by the coding sequence ATGCAAGCCATTCGCAGCATTCTGGTGGTCATCGAACCCGAACATTCGGAAAGCCTGGCGCTCAAGCGCGCCAAGTTGATCGCCGGCGTGACCCAGGCTCATCTGCACCTGCTGGTGTGCGACCGCAAGCACGACCACGCCGGCATGCTCGGCGTGCTCAAAGCCGCGCTGCTGGCTGACGGCTACAGCGTGACCACCGAACAGGCGTGGAATGAAAGCCTGCACGAGACCATCATCGATGTGCAGCAGGCCGAAGGCTGCGGGCTGGTCATCAAGCAGCACTACCCTGACAGCCCATTGAAGAAAGCTCTGCTGACCCCGGCCGACTGGAAACTGCTGCGCCACTGCCCGACCCCGGTGTTGCTGGTGAAAACCTCCACACCGTGGAAAGACCGGGTGATTCTCGCGGCAGTCGACGTGGGCAACGCCGATGGCGAGCACCGGCACTTGCACACCACGATCATCGATCACGGCTTCGACATCGCCAGTCTGGCCAAGGGGCATCTGCATGTGATCAGTGCGCATCCTTCGCCAATGCTGTCGGCAGCGGACCCGACCTTACAGCTCAGCGAAACCATCGAAGCACGTTATCGCGAGCAATGCCGGGCGTTTCAGGCGGAATTCGATGTGGATGAAGAACACCTGCACATCGAGGAAGGCCCGGCGGATGTGCTGATCCCGTTCATGGCGCACAAGCTGCAGGCCGCAGTGACCGTGATCGGCACCGTGGCACGCACCGGGTTATCAGGCGCGCTGATCGGCAATACCGCCGAGGTGGTGCTGGATGCACTGGAAAGCGATGTGCTGGTGCTCAAACCGCAGGAAGTTGAGGATCATCTGGTGGAGCTGGCGGTGAAGCACTAA
- a CDS encoding ATP-binding protein: MLRLFLGLFLVMTVGLVLALQTVEHTFNALLDNQMQDYNREAVRGQAWSLVEHMRDQQGAAREQQLEALRPHYGLSLKLVEADQLALSPEEKAELAQNLLVIRDNYTEFISDIDGGSQLLSIKLPPEPSLMPFYIAVAYAMLAVLIGIVLFFWVRPHWRDLEKLRLAAERFGDNDLSVRIQLSKRSNIRDLAEHFNLMAARIESLIANQRELTNAVSHELRTPIARLSFELDQLKQQPDPSQNRELIADMYADLGELEEMVSELLTYASLERGATVIKRENIQAANWLDSVVGSVALEAEAAGVQLLIGDCRIDTVRIEPRFMARAVINLLRNAIRYAEQRVEVTLVRSGDYYEVRVNDDGPGVPVEGREKIFEPFSRLDASRDRRTGGFGLGLALVRRVSQSHGGQVEVGESVWGGASFRMTWAHLD; this comes from the coding sequence ATGCTGCGGTTATTCCTCGGGCTGTTTCTGGTGATGACGGTGGGCCTGGTACTGGCCCTGCAAACCGTCGAGCACACCTTCAACGCGTTGCTCGACAATCAGATGCAGGACTACAACCGTGAGGCGGTGCGCGGGCAGGCGTGGTCACTGGTCGAGCACATGCGCGATCAGCAAGGTGCGGCGCGCGAGCAGCAACTGGAAGCGTTGCGCCCGCACTACGGCTTGTCGCTGAAGCTGGTGGAGGCGGATCAACTGGCCCTCAGCCCTGAGGAAAAGGCCGAACTGGCGCAGAACCTGTTGGTGATTCGCGATAACTACACTGAATTCATCAGCGACATTGACGGTGGCTCGCAGCTGCTCAGTATCAAGCTGCCGCCGGAACCGAGCCTGATGCCGTTCTACATTGCGGTGGCTTACGCGATGCTTGCGGTGCTGATCGGCATCGTCCTGTTCTTCTGGGTGCGCCCGCACTGGCGCGATCTGGAAAAACTGCGCCTGGCTGCCGAGCGTTTCGGCGATAACGATCTCTCGGTGCGTATTCAATTATCCAAGCGCTCGAACATTCGCGATCTGGCGGAACACTTCAACCTGATGGCGGCGCGCATCGAGAGCCTGATCGCCAATCAGCGCGAGCTGACCAACGCCGTGTCCCACGAGTTGCGCACGCCGATTGCGCGGTTGTCGTTCGAACTCGATCAGCTCAAGCAACAGCCGGACCCCAGCCAGAACCGCGAACTGATCGCCGACATGTACGCCGACCTTGGCGAACTGGAGGAAATGGTCTCCGAGCTGCTGACCTACGCCAGCCTCGAACGCGGTGCGACGGTGATCAAGCGCGAAAACATTCAGGCCGCCAACTGGCTCGACAGCGTGGTCGGCAGCGTGGCCCTGGAGGCAGAAGCGGCAGGGGTGCAGTTGCTGATCGGTGACTGCCGGATCGACACCGTGCGCATCGAGCCGCGTTTCATGGCGCGGGCGGTGATCAATCTGCTGCGCAACGCCATTCGTTATGCCGAACAGCGCGTCGAAGTGACGCTGGTGCGCAGCGGCGATTATTACGAGGTGCGGGTCAACGATGACGGCCCGGGTGTGCCGGTCGAAGGCCGGGAGAAAATCTTCGAGCCGTTCTCGCGGCTGGATGCCAGTCGGGATCGCCGCACCGGTGGTTTCGGCCTCGGGCTGGCGCTTGTGCGGCGGGTGTCGCAGTCGCATGGCGGGCAGGTCGAGGTCGGGGAGTCGGTTTGGGGTGGGGCGTCGTTTCGGATGACCTGGGCGCATCTGGATTGA
- a CDS encoding SulP family inorganic anion transporter, with protein MSSAPQPVEQPNRWRDILAGLSIAGLLLPEAVAYSTIAALAPQAGVIALFAGLLCYGLFGTSRFAIVSATSSSAAVLAAATATMANGDPQLRATLAVGLVLVTGGLFLLAGIFRFGSVTSFIAKPVLRGFAFGLALTIILKQVANVVGVHLADANLVRFAPQLLEQLPQWNWPAAAVTAVALLLLSLFSRFPRVPGGLLVVVIGIVAGQWLNLPAHGVKLIGLIDLSLELPNLPVLPFTDWLRLGEVGFALVMILYAESYGSISSFALKHGDRVTSNRDLLALGASNLLSGLFHGMPAGAGYSATSANEAAGATSRWAGGVAALVVLVIVLTVLPWIALTPEPILAAIVMHALGRGLSLQPLGRYFIWRRDRVLVLCAVGAVLVLGILDGLLVSVAISVLLMLKQMSAADIQVLGRIDGGHDFVDLQRHPTASTEPGVLIVRPSEALFFANVERILGAALHLIRHSNAPVHTVILSLEETPDLDGTSIEAMQEFFLRVHQEGKRLILARLKHEALTALEALPEVTANGVILSGLSVDGAVQQALKLNT; from the coding sequence TTGTCGAGCGCGCCCCAACCTGTAGAACAACCCAATCGCTGGCGGGACATCCTCGCCGGCCTGTCGATTGCCGGTCTGTTGTTGCCTGAAGCGGTCGCCTATTCGACCATCGCTGCGCTGGCGCCCCAGGCCGGGGTGATTGCCCTGTTTGCCGGGTTGCTTTGCTATGGGCTGTTTGGCACCAGCCGCTTTGCCATTGTTTCGGCCACGTCATCCTCGGCGGCGGTACTGGCGGCAGCCACGGCGACCATGGCCAATGGTGACCCGCAATTGCGTGCGACGCTGGCGGTCGGGCTGGTGCTGGTCACCGGTGGGTTGTTCTTGCTGGCCGGGATCTTTCGTTTTGGCAGCGTCACCTCGTTTATCGCCAAACCGGTGCTGCGCGGATTCGCCTTTGGTCTGGCGTTGACCATCATTCTCAAGCAGGTCGCCAATGTGGTCGGTGTGCATCTGGCCGACGCCAATCTGGTGCGCTTCGCCCCGCAATTGCTCGAACAACTGCCGCAATGGAACTGGCCGGCGGCCGCTGTCACCGCGGTGGCGCTGCTGTTGTTGAGCCTGTTCTCGCGCTTTCCACGGGTGCCCGGTGGCTTGCTGGTGGTGGTGATCGGCATCGTCGCCGGGCAATGGCTGAACCTGCCAGCACATGGCGTGAAGCTGATCGGCTTGATTGACCTGAGCCTTGAGCTGCCGAACCTGCCGGTGCTGCCGTTCACCGACTGGTTGCGGCTGGGGGAGGTGGGGTTTGCGCTGGTGATGATTCTGTACGCCGAGTCGTACGGTTCGATCAGCTCGTTCGCGCTCAAGCACGGCGACCGTGTGACCTCCAACCGTGATCTGCTGGCGCTGGGCGCGTCGAATCTGTTGTCCGGGCTGTTTCATGGCATGCCGGCGGGGGCCGGGTATTCGGCGACGTCGGCGAACGAGGCCGCCGGGGCGACGTCACGCTGGGCCGGCGGGGTCGCGGCGCTGGTGGTGCTGGTGATCGTGCTGACAGTGTTGCCGTGGATTGCGCTGACACCGGAGCCGATTCTGGCGGCCATCGTCATGCATGCGCTGGGCCGTGGTTTGAGTCTGCAGCCGCTGGGCCGCTATTTCATCTGGCGCCGGGACCGGGTGCTGGTGTTGTGCGCGGTGGGGGCGGTGCTGGTGCTGGGCATTCTCGACGGGCTGCTGGTGTCGGTGGCCATCAGCGTGTTGCTGATGCTCAAACAAATGTCGGCGGCGGATATTCAGGTGCTTGGGCGGATTGACGGTGGGCACGATTTTGTCGATCTGCAGCGTCATCCGACGGCGTCAACTGAACCCGGAGTGCTGATTGTGCGGCCCAGTGAGGCGTTGTTCTTCGCCAATGTGGAGCGGATTCTCGGTGCTGCACTGCACTTGATTCGTCACTCGAACGCACCCGTGCACACGGTGATTCTCAGTCTTGAGGAAACCCCGGACCTGGACGGCACCAGCATCGAGGCGATGCAGGAGTTCTTCCTGCGGGTGCATCAGGAGGGTAAACGCCTGATTCTGGCGCGGCTCAAGCATGAGGCGCTGACTGCCCTGGAGGCATTGCCGGAGGTGACGGCTAACGGGGTGATCCTCAGCGGACTGAGCGTCGATGGCGCGGTGCAGCAGGCCCTCAAGCTCAACACATAA
- a CDS encoding response regulator, whose product MDNLGFGKVLLVEDDERLATLIAHFLEQHGYEVRAVHRGDLAMAAFLEFQPKVVVLDLMLPGQSGLHVCREIRSVSDTPIVILTAKEDDLDHILGLESGADDYVIKPIKPPVLLARLRALQRRQMPDVSVVSSLEFGRLSIDRSCREVRLAGEIIEMTTMEFELLWLLASAAGKTLSRDDILNRMRGIAFDGLNRSVDVYISKLRNKLKDNPREPVCIKTVWGKGYLFNPFAWEL is encoded by the coding sequence ATGGATAACCTGGGTTTTGGCAAAGTCCTGCTGGTCGAAGACGATGAGCGTCTGGCCACGCTGATTGCGCATTTTCTCGAGCAGCATGGCTACGAGGTGCGCGCGGTGCATCGCGGTGATCTGGCGATGGCCGCGTTTCTCGAGTTTCAGCCCAAAGTGGTGGTGCTCGACCTGATGCTGCCGGGGCAGAGCGGGCTGCACGTGTGCCGGGAAATCCGCAGCGTGTCGGACACGCCGATAGTGATCCTCACCGCCAAGGAAGACGACCTCGACCACATTCTCGGCCTGGAGTCCGGCGCCGATGACTACGTGATCAAACCGATCAAGCCGCCGGTGCTGCTGGCGCGGCTGCGCGCGTTGCAGCGTCGGCAGATGCCGGATGTCAGCGTGGTCAGTTCGCTGGAGTTCGGGCGGCTGAGCATCGATCGCAGTTGTCGCGAAGTGCGCCTGGCCGGCGAAATCATCGAAATGACCACCATGGAGTTCGAGCTGCTGTGGCTGCTGGCCAGCGCCGCCGGCAAGACCCTGTCGCGTGATGACATCCTCAACCGCATGCGCGGCATCGCCTTCGACGGACTCAATCGCAGCGTCGACGTGTACATCAGCAAGTTGCGCAACAAACTCAAGGACAACCCCCGTGAGCCGGTGTGTATCAAGACCGTGTGGGGCAAGGGGTATCTGTTCAATCCGTTTGCGTGGGAGCTGTAG
- a CDS encoding tRNA-(ms[2]io[6]A)-hydroxylase, with protein MILPEIHEFLGCRTPDAWVQAALADQETLLIDHKNCEFKAASTALSLIAKYHSHVDLINMMSRLAREELVHHEQVMRIMKRRKIELRQLHAGRYASGLRKVVRSHEPVKLVDTLVVGAFIEARSCERFEALVPHLDEELGKFYFGLLKSEARHFQGYLKLAYQYGDAKDIAQVIEKVRAAEQELIESPDEEFRFHSGVPATA; from the coding sequence ATGATCCTGCCCGAAATCCACGAATTCCTTGGCTGCCGCACGCCCGACGCCTGGGTCCAGGCCGCACTGGCTGATCAGGAAACCCTGCTGATCGACCACAAGAACTGCGAGTTCAAGGCCGCCAGCACCGCGCTGAGCCTGATTGCCAAGTACCATTCCCACGTCGACCTGATCAACATGATGTCGCGTCTGGCCCGGGAAGAACTGGTGCACCACGAACAAGTCATGCGCATCATGAAACGCCGCAAGATCGAGCTGCGCCAGCTCCACGCCGGCCGTTACGCCTCGGGCCTGCGCAAAGTGGTACGCAGTCACGAACCGGTGAAACTGGTCGACACGCTGGTGGTCGGCGCGTTCATCGAAGCGCGCAGTTGCGAGCGGTTCGAAGCGCTGGTGCCGCATCTGGACGAAGAACTCGGCAAGTTCTATTTCGGCCTGCTGAAAAGCGAGGCGCGGCATTTCCAGGGGTATCTGAAGCTGGCTTATCAGTACGGCGACGCGAAGGACATCGCCCAGGTGATCGAAAAGGTCCGTGCCGCCGAGCAGGAACTGATCGAGTCGCCGGACGAAGAGTTCCGCTTCCACAGTGGTGTGCCCGCGACCGCATAA